Proteins encoded in a region of the Salinicoccus sp. RF5 genome:
- the narH gene encoding nitrate reductase subunit beta, producing MKIKAQVAMVMNLDKCIGCHTCSVTCKSTWTNRPGAEYMWFNNVETKPGIGYPKRWEDQEHYKGGWKLKNGRLELKSGTKLSKIALGKIFYNPDMPEMKEYYEPWTYNYHDLITKEEGEHSPVAKAHSVVSGEKMDLEWGPNWEDDLAGGHITGPKDPNIEKIEEEIKFNFEQTFMMYLPRLCEHCLNPSCVASCPSGAMYKRDEDGIVLVDQEACRGWRYCMTGCPYKKVYFNWKTNKAEKCTFCYPRVEAGLPTVCSETCTGRMRYLGVMLYDADRVLEAASIEDEQALYEAQLDLFLDPNDPEVIEQAERDGISADWIEAAQNSPVYKLAVEYKLAFPLHPEYRTMPMVWYCPPLSPIMNYFEGKDSIKNPDAIFPAIEEMRIPLQYLANMLTAGDVEPVKGALQKMAMMRQYMRAISSGKDFDETRLERVGMNANVTKSLYRLLAIAKYEDRFVIPSSHREQYADPYRSQGSSGFGFGGSDCDGCGPSLAQASVAKSGKEVYEENFYGGIWRD from the coding sequence TTGAAGATTAAAGCGCAAGTAGCAATGGTGATGAATCTGGACAAGTGCATTGGATGCCATACGTGCAGTGTAACGTGCAAAAGTACATGGACGAACCGACCGGGTGCAGAGTACATGTGGTTCAACAACGTAGAGACGAAACCGGGGATCGGTTACCCTAAACGCTGGGAAGACCAGGAACATTATAAAGGCGGCTGGAAACTCAAGAACGGCCGCCTGGAACTCAAAAGCGGAACAAAACTTTCAAAGATTGCGCTCGGGAAGATCTTCTACAACCCGGATATGCCTGAAATGAAAGAATACTATGAGCCGTGGACGTATAATTATCACGATCTGATCACTAAAGAAGAGGGCGAACATAGCCCTGTAGCGAAGGCCCACTCGGTCGTTTCCGGAGAAAAGATGGACCTTGAATGGGGACCGAACTGGGAGGATGACCTTGCCGGCGGCCACATTACAGGACCAAAGGACCCGAACATCGAAAAGATCGAAGAGGAAATCAAATTCAACTTCGAGCAGACATTCATGATGTACCTGCCACGACTGTGTGAACACTGCCTGAACCCGAGCTGTGTGGCAAGCTGCCCGTCAGGTGCGATGTACAAGCGTGATGAGGACGGCATCGTACTCGTCGACCAAGAAGCCTGCCGCGGCTGGCGCTACTGCATGACCGGCTGCCCATACAAGAAGGTGTACTTCAACTGGAAGACGAACAAAGCTGAAAAATGTACATTCTGCTACCCGCGTGTAGAAGCGGGGCTGCCGACTGTATGTTCAGAAACTTGTACAGGCAGAATGCGCTACCTCGGCGTCATGCTATATGATGCGGACCGCGTACTTGAAGCGGCGTCCATTGAAGATGAGCAGGCACTGTATGAAGCGCAGCTCGACCTCTTCCTCGATCCGAATGATCCTGAGGTGATCGAGCAGGCGGAACGCGACGGCATCTCAGCAGACTGGATCGAAGCAGCCCAAAATTCACCTGTATACAAACTGGCGGTGGAGTACAAGCTTGCATTCCCGCTCCACCCTGAGTACCGCACGATGCCTATGGTATGGTACTGCCCGCCCCTCAGTCCAATCATGAACTACTTCGAGGGCAAGGACTCCATCAAGAATCCGGATGCGATCTTCCCGGCAATCGAAGAAATGCGGATTCCACTGCAGTACCTGGCGAACATGCTGACTGCCGGCGATGTGGAGCCGGTCAAAGGAGCGCTCCAGAAGATGGCGATGATGAGACAATATATGCGGGCCATCTCAAGTGGCAAGGATTTTGATGAAACAAGATTGGAACGTGTCGGCATGAATGCCAATGTAACAAAATCTCTGTACCGCCTGTTGGCGATCGCCAAGTACGAAGACCGCTTCGTTATACCGAGTTCCCACAGGGAGCAGTATGCTGACCCATACCGTTCACAGGGCAGCAGCGGCTTCGGTTTCGGCGGATCGGACTGTGATGGATGTGGACCATCCCTTGCTCAGGCGTCAGTAGCAAAATCTGGTAAGGAAGTCTATGAAGAGAACTTCTACGGGGGAATATGGCGTGATTAA
- the narJ gene encoding nitrate reductase molybdenum cofactor assembly chaperone: MINLEKLYDYKESFGFFANQLTYPEKLDFHPREFEGAFWESHPAYPYVQQYWEDMHEIGLDDIQQVYTQTFDFDKHTNLYMTYFKFEDQKERGQMLAKLKVLYEMFGLKMPDNELSDYLPLMLEFLYAADWRGDDRAKESMALLIMVLEDGTYHIIQALEKNKSPYFNLIKGLRETFKACVEVSEKEGVEND; the protein is encoded by the coding sequence GTGATTAATCTCGAAAAATTATATGATTACAAAGAATCATTCGGCTTTTTTGCAAACCAGCTCACATATCCTGAAAAGCTGGATTTTCACCCAAGGGAATTCGAGGGGGCTTTCTGGGAAAGCCACCCTGCCTACCCTTATGTCCAGCAGTATTGGGAGGATATGCATGAAATAGGACTGGATGACATCCAGCAGGTCTATACGCAGACATTCGATTTCGACAAGCACACGAACCTGTATATGACGTATTTCAAATTCGAAGACCAGAAGGAGCGCGGGCAGATGCTCGCGAAGCTTAAGGTACTTTATGAAATGTTCGGCCTGAAGATGCCGGACAATGAACTGAGCGACTACCTGCCCTTGATGCTCGAATTCCTCTATGCCGCGGATTGGCGTGGGGATGACCGGGCGAAAGAGAGCATGGCACTGCTCATCATGGTGCTTGAAGACGGCACCTACCATATCATCCAGGCGCTTGAAAAGAATAAAAGCCCGTATTTCAATCTGATCAAAGGATTGAGGGAAACATTCAAAGCATGTGTGGAAGTGTCGGAGAAAGAGGGCGTGGAAAATGATTGA
- a CDS encoding response regulator transcription factor, translated as MKIVIADDHAVVRTGFSMLINYQPDMEVVGTAADGRQAFEKVKELGPDVLLMDLSMPPGESGLFAASRIHDAFPDIKILILTMYDDEEYIRHTFRSGAKGYILKNSPDEELIKAIRKIHEGERYIDPVLMDENMEKLLNDEDVPEKLGQPFSILTKRELEILPLVAKGYGNKDIAEMLFVSVKTVEAHKARIMEKLSLSTRPELVEYAMKKKLIDF; from the coding sequence ATGAAAATTGTCATTGCTGATGACCATGCAGTAGTCCGCACAGGCTTCAGCATGCTGATCAACTATCAGCCGGATATGGAAGTGGTCGGCACGGCAGCTGACGGCAGACAGGCTTTCGAAAAGGTGAAGGAACTCGGGCCGGATGTGCTCCTGATGGATCTCAGCATGCCTCCAGGAGAATCCGGCCTTTTTGCTGCCAGCCGCATCCACGATGCATTTCCTGATATAAAGATACTTATTCTGACGATGTACGACGATGAGGAATATATTAGGCATACCTTCAGAAGCGGGGCAAAAGGATATATTTTGAAGAACTCTCCCGATGAGGAACTGATCAAGGCAATCAGGAAAATCCACGAGGGGGAGAGGTATATCGACCCGGTCCTCATGGATGAGAATATGGAAAAGCTTCTGAATGATGAAGATGTCCCGGAGAAATTGGGGCAACCCTTCAGCATCCTTACGAAGCGGGAGCTGGAAATCCTGCCTCTGGTCGCCAAAGGCTACGGCAATAAGGATATAGCGGAAATGCTGTTCGTTTCAGTCAAGACGGTGGAGGCGCATAAAGCAAGGATCATGGAGAAACTGAGCCTCTCCACACGCCCTGAACTTGTAGAATATGCCATGAAGAAAAAATTGATAGATTTTTGA
- the narI gene encoding respiratory nitrate reductase subunit gamma yields the protein MIDQFLWVIFPYLCVAVFVVGHIWRYRIDQFGWTAKSSEFIEKKQLMVGSILFHFSVIPVFFGHVVGLLIPARWMEAIGVTEHLYHLGAVYVGGFFGVVMLLGMIILTFRRITKTSVRRLSSASDIAVNFLLLFITFIGVYATLVTNAVVTDFDYRASISVWLRGLLIFSPDANLMTDVPLTFKIHVLTGFLIFALWPATRLVHAWSLPFNYLGRSYVVYRRNR from the coding sequence ATGATTGACCAATTTCTATGGGTGATTTTCCCATACCTGTGTGTGGCGGTTTTCGTAGTCGGACACATCTGGCGATATAGAATTGACCAATTTGGGTGGACCGCCAAATCGAGCGAGTTCATCGAGAAGAAGCAGCTCATGGTCGGAAGCATCCTGTTCCACTTTTCCGTCATCCCTGTCTTCTTTGGCCATGTGGTCGGGCTGCTGATTCCTGCACGCTGGATGGAGGCAATCGGTGTGACCGAGCATCTCTATCACCTGGGGGCTGTATATGTCGGTGGGTTCTTCGGTGTCGTCATGCTCCTCGGCATGATCATCCTCACCTTCCGCCGCATCACGAAGACATCGGTACGGAGGTTGAGTTCAGCATCGGACATCGCCGTCAACTTCCTCCTGCTCTTCATCACCTTCATCGGTGTGTATGCAACACTCGTAACAAATGCAGTGGTGACCGATTTCGACTATCGGGCCTCGATTTCCGTCTGGCTCCGGGGGCTGCTGATCTTTTCACCTGATGCAAATCTGATGACGGATGTACCATTAACCTTTAAAATACATGTATTAACCGGATTCCTGATTTTTGCACTATGGCCTGCAACACGTCTTGTTCACGCATGGAGCCTGCCTTTCAACTATCTGGGAAGAAGCTATGTCGTCTACCGCAGGAACAGATAG
- a CDS encoding GAF domain-containing protein yields MVEKTESVLMDMKETFDFDIVALTDVKNRRGQYMVKWKYNVGSTNERWRKIALPTGRGVPGAVMKSGKTMVVQDISETEIATSLFRYPILRMEHLKSFIAFPIWNDDEEVIGILLMGNRRERAFTDTEYKAIKQYVETTLRQQILKELMVNE; encoded by the coding sequence ATGGTAGAGAAAACTGAATCTGTCCTGATGGACATGAAGGAAACATTCGATTTTGATATAGTGGCGCTGACGGATGTGAAGAACAGACGTGGGCAGTATATGGTCAAATGGAAGTACAATGTCGGGAGTACGAACGAAAGGTGGAGGAAGATTGCCCTCCCGACCGGCAGAGGGGTGCCCGGGGCGGTCATGAAGAGCGGCAAGACGATGGTTGTCCAGGATATATCAGAAACGGAGATAGCGACGAGCCTTTTCCGCTATCCCATACTCAGGATGGAGCACCTGAAAAGCTTCATCGCCTTTCCGATATGGAACGACGATGAAGAGGTTATAGGCATTCTGCTGATGGGTAATAGAAGGGAAAGGGCGTTTACCGACACAGAGTATAAAGCAATCAAACAGTATGTAGAAACGACCCTCAGACAACAAATATTGAAAGAGCTGATGGTTAATGAATAA
- a CDS encoding ThiF family adenylyltransferase, whose product MERYSRQMLYNKIGVEGQRLIASRTVLIVGAGALGSLSSELLARAGIGKLILIDRDYVEYSNLQRQTLYTEKDADEKKPKVIAARERLLEIRPDLEIDAHIAHCDGPLLESLVEEADLLLDGTDNFDTRLLINDVAYKYGKPWVYAACVEASYSSCGFVPATPCYRCLVPVLPTTTLTCDTAGIIAPAVQMAVAEQVTTALKILTEQYEAPFYMRIGNVWDMDHMKYRIDGMKEAHCDTCGEAPTYPALDMKADVAMRLCGRDTVQVMDDRITEAAVEHAVGHLGTKVNRTPYFQEFHYDGYRFVCFRNGRLLIHGLDEMNKAKTLVNQLFG is encoded by the coding sequence ATGGAACGCTATTCGAGACAGATGCTATACAATAAAATAGGAGTGGAAGGACAGCGCCTCATCGCGTCCCGTACGGTACTCATCGTCGGGGCCGGGGCGCTTGGTTCTCTTTCGAGTGAATTGCTGGCACGTGCCGGGATAGGGAAGCTCATCCTGATCGACCGTGATTATGTGGAGTATTCCAATCTGCAGCGCCAGACGCTCTATACCGAAAAGGATGCGGACGAGAAGAAACCGAAAGTGATAGCAGCCAGGGAACGGCTGTTGGAAATACGTCCGGATCTCGAAATCGACGCCCACATCGCACATTGTGACGGGCCGTTGCTCGAAAGTCTCGTAGAGGAAGCGGATCTGCTTTTGGATGGTACAGATAATTTCGATACACGCCTCCTGATCAATGATGTGGCCTATAAGTACGGCAAACCATGGGTGTATGCGGCTTGTGTCGAAGCATCCTACAGCAGCTGCGGTTTCGTCCCGGCGACGCCCTGCTACCGCTGCCTCGTGCCGGTGCTGCCAACGACCACATTGACATGCGATACAGCCGGCATCATCGCGCCGGCTGTCCAGATGGCAGTGGCCGAACAGGTCACCACAGCGCTGAAGATATTGACGGAACAGTACGAAGCGCCATTCTACATGCGTATCGGGAATGTATGGGATATGGATCATATGAAATACCGCATCGACGGTATGAAGGAGGCACATTGTGATACATGCGGGGAAGCCCCGACCTACCCGGCGCTCGATATGAAGGCTGATGTGGCGATGCGCCTGTGCGGGAGGGATACGGTCCAGGTGATGGATGACCGGATCACCGAAGCGGCGGTGGAGCATGCGGTAGGCCATCTTGGCACGAAGGTGAACCGGACCCCGTATTTCCAGGAGTTCCATTATGACGGTTACCGTTTCGTATGTTTCAGGAATGGGCGTCTCTTGATTCATGGACTGGATGAAATGAACAAGGCGAAAACGCTCGTCAACCAACTGTTTGGCTAG
- the moaC gene encoding cyclic pyranopterin monophosphate synthase MoaC encodes MSEFTHFNPEGRARMVDVSDKEVTTRTAAARSILGVTGEIHQAITGGKVKKGDVLSVAQVAGIMAAKNTHQIIPMCHPLPLSGVDISFHWDLEDGYFLHIEATVKTTGRTGVEMEALTAASAAALTIYDMCKAIDKGMVIYETALLSKTGGKSGDYHINK; translated from the coding sequence ATGTCGGAATTCACTCATTTCAACCCGGAGGGCAGAGCACGCATGGTCGATGTATCAGATAAGGAAGTGACGACCCGTACAGCCGCCGCCAGAAGCATCCTCGGCGTAACCGGGGAAATCCATCAGGCGATTACCGGCGGTAAGGTCAAAAAGGGGGACGTCCTGTCCGTGGCGCAGGTTGCAGGCATCATGGCAGCGAAGAACACTCATCAGATCATCCCGATGTGCCACCCCCTTCCCCTTTCCGGCGTCGATATATCGTTCCATTGGGACCTTGAGGACGGATACTTCCTCCATATCGAGGCGACGGTCAAAACGACCGGCCGGACAGGTGTGGAGATGGAAGCGTTGACCGCAGCCAGTGCCGCCGCGCTCACCATCTATGATATGTGCAAAGCCATCGACAAAGGTATGGTCATATATGAGACGGCGCTCCTGTCAAAAACCGGAGGAAAGTCCGGAGACTACCATATCAACAAATAA
- a CDS encoding hemerythrin domain-containing protein produces the protein MVEQEQFQFKVKALRVLENEHRYLKYLMNEWFQLVLKFENDDVKSRLEGLMVIKDLREKLTAFEKPLKRHQAKEEQYFFPMLGAYIGLEQGPIFSIEEEHQEIDAYIQHFFHHSMHDMNEMSLDSMNEMVKDVMEAYEVLMVHMVKEESVLFTMADKVLKEVDEEVLLEQVNTLITE, from the coding sequence ATGGTAGAGCAGGAACAGTTTCAATTTAAAGTAAAAGCATTGCGTGTATTGGAGAATGAGCACAGGTATCTGAAATATCTGATGAATGAATGGTTCCAGCTGGTGCTCAAATTTGAAAACGATGATGTCAAAAGCCGCCTCGAAGGACTCATGGTCATAAAGGATCTGAGGGAGAAGCTGACGGCGTTCGAGAAGCCCCTGAAGCGTCATCAGGCAAAGGAGGAGCAGTATTTCTTCCCGATGCTCGGTGCCTACATTGGACTGGAGCAGGGACCGATCTTCTCAATAGAGGAAGAGCATCAGGAAATCGATGCCTATATCCAACACTTCTTCCATCATTCGATGCACGATATGAATGAAATGTCGCTCGACAGCATGAATGAAATGGTAAAGGACGTCATGGAAGCATACGAAGTGCTGATGGTACATATGGTGAAAGAGGAGTCCGTGCTGTTTACGATGGCCGATAAAGTACTCAAGGAAGTCGATGAAGAAGTGCTTCTGGAGCAGGTGAACACCCTGATTACCGAATAG
- a CDS encoding NarK/NasA family nitrate transporter: MNEKMGKKQLILHTFSLLAGFMVWTLLAPLFPEIVKDIPEAAEQQALIVALPVILGSVLRIPFGIFANKTGARTVFLFSFIFLLIPVFYLSIASTVMDLMIAAVFLGIGGATFSIGVTSLPKYYPKEKHGFVNGVYGMGNIGTAVTSFGAPALALAFGGWQAAVQTYLVVLALFAILQFIFGDKQEKKVNLPLAKQFKEVIRDYKFYFFNLWYFITFGAFVAFGLFLPGFLTNEELFGLTTLDAGVRTAVFIIIATLLRPVGGMIGDKFNALHALIITFVGLAISGLLLAFTYNFIFLFTVGSLLAAVCAGIGNGLVFKFVPTYFSKQAGISNGFVAMMGGLGGFFPPIVIDQTHNLTGSYALGFILLAVFCIIALFTMFYMNSNLKKNELA, translated from the coding sequence ATGAATGAAAAAATGGGTAAAAAACAGCTTATCCTCCATACATTCAGCCTGCTCGCTGGATTCATGGTATGGACACTGCTGGCGCCGCTATTCCCCGAAATTGTAAAGGATATACCGGAAGCTGCAGAACAGCAGGCGCTCATCGTTGCGCTGCCGGTAATACTGGGCTCCGTATTGCGCATACCTTTCGGCATATTCGCGAATAAGACAGGCGCGCGCACAGTATTTCTATTCAGTTTCATATTCCTGCTGATTCCCGTATTCTATCTAAGCATTGCAAGCACCGTAATGGATCTTATGATCGCAGCCGTATTCCTCGGCATCGGTGGTGCAACATTCAGTATTGGTGTTACAAGTCTTCCTAAATACTATCCAAAAGAGAAGCATGGTTTCGTAAACGGTGTATATGGAATGGGCAACATCGGTACTGCGGTGACGAGCTTCGGCGCACCTGCACTGGCACTCGCCTTCGGCGGCTGGCAGGCAGCAGTGCAGACCTATCTTGTAGTACTTGCACTTTTCGCCATCCTGCAGTTCATATTTGGAGACAAGCAGGAGAAGAAGGTGAACCTTCCGCTTGCGAAACAGTTCAAGGAAGTCATCAGGGACTACAAGTTCTACTTCTTCAACCTGTGGTACTTCATCACATTTGGTGCATTTGTCGCGTTCGGCCTCTTCCTGCCGGGCTTCCTTACAAATGAGGAACTGTTTGGCCTGACTACGCTTGATGCAGGTGTCAGGACAGCGGTATTCATCATTATAGCGACACTGCTCAGGCCGGTGGGAGGGATGATCGGCGACAAGTTCAATGCACTGCATGCCCTGATCATCACTTTTGTTGGACTGGCAATTTCCGGGCTGCTTCTGGCCTTCACGTACAACTTCATCTTCCTGTTTACAGTGGGCAGCCTGCTGGCTGCAGTATGTGCAGGAATCGGGAACGGTCTCGTATTCAAATTCGTTCCGACATACTTCTCCAAACAGGCGGGCATCAGCAACGGATTTGTTGCCATGATGGGCGGACTTGGCGGCTTCTTCCCGCCGATAGTCATCGACCAGACGCACAATTTAACAGGGAGCTATGCCCTCGGGTTCATACTCCTGGCCGTATTCTGTATCATCGCCCTGTTTACAATGTTCTACATGAATAGTAATCTTAAGAAAAATGAACTGGCATGA
- a CDS encoding sensor histidine kinase, with product MNNTSLVNLLEAMFHQSKEMILFVNNDGEIVYMNAHAAATLDDTNYDKSQFQHICTHCQGMYAAGGRVECNNCYLHVDEKVTFQVYMRTREGDVVPFIANFQRIDPENNISVFTLNPLSEQLRTQEIEHQKRLTQRIIHAQEGERKRISRDLHDGVTQELLNVLLEMRLFKYIDDRDELNEKMMKSEDSLSRLLDYVRNISVELRPASLDDLGIEAALKTHFKWIEKQYGITVDCTLDIQRKRFNPEVETVLYRIIQEAIFNAAKYAEVDTVNVRLEEMDDGTGPHVHFEIEDSGLGFRTGDTPIGTGLGLFGMSERASSVGGTVSVDSMPGKGTRVFGSIPV from the coding sequence ATGAATAATACAAGCCTGGTCAATTTGCTTGAAGCGATGTTCCACCAGTCAAAAGAAATGATACTGTTCGTCAACAATGATGGAGAAATCGTATATATGAATGCCCATGCCGCAGCCACACTGGATGATACCAACTATGACAAAAGCCAATTTCAGCATATATGCACACATTGCCAGGGCATGTATGCTGCCGGGGGGCGTGTGGAGTGCAACAACTGCTATCTGCATGTTGATGAGAAGGTGACCTTCCAAGTATATATGCGCACGAGGGAGGGTGATGTTGTACCCTTCATCGCCAACTTCCAGCGCATCGACCCGGAAAACAACATCAGTGTGTTCACGCTGAATCCATTGTCCGAGCAGCTCAGGACGCAGGAGATCGAGCACCAGAAGAGGCTGACGCAGCGCATCATCCATGCACAGGAAGGTGAGCGGAAGCGCATATCGAGGGATCTGCATGACGGCGTCACCCAGGAGCTGCTCAATGTGCTTCTGGAGATGCGGCTCTTCAAGTATATCGATGACCGTGATGAACTGAACGAAAAGATGATGAAGTCGGAGGATTCCCTGAGCCGGCTGCTCGATTATGTCAGGAACATCTCCGTAGAACTACGTCCGGCGAGCCTCGACGACCTAGGTATAGAAGCAGCTCTCAAGACACATTTCAAATGGATCGAAAAGCAGTATGGAATCACTGTGGACTGCACGCTCGACATCCAGCGGAAGCGCTTCAATCCGGAAGTGGAGACGGTGCTCTACCGGATCATCCAGGAAGCGATATTCAATGCCGCCAAATATGCTGAAGTGGATACGGTCAATGTAAGGCTTGAGGAAATGGATGACGGAACAGGCCCACATGTCCATTTCGAAATTGAAGATTCCGGCCTGGGCTTCCGGACCGGGGACACTCCGATTGGTACAGGTCTCGGCCTCTTCGGCATGTCGGAAAGGGCCAGCAGCGTGGGCGGCACTGTCAGCGTCGACAGCATGCCCGGAAAAGGCACCAGAGTCTTCGGTTCCATTCCAGTATAG
- a CDS encoding molybdenum cofactor biosynthesis protein B, translated as MSIIGRIDRDIKVGVITISDTRTKDTDKGGMKVIQHLEALNTVIGEGDYMIVKDDAHEIREAIGQMVESGLDAVITTGGTGIARRDVTIEALRPLFDKEIEGFGEIFRMLSFTEDIGSRSILSRAVAGTMGRTVIFALPGSTGAVTLGMERLIVPELNHFVHELNK; from the coding sequence ATGAGCATCATCGGCAGAATCGATCGGGACATCAAAGTGGGCGTCATCACCATCAGTGATACGCGGACGAAGGATACTGACAAGGGTGGAATGAAGGTCATTCAGCACTTGGAGGCGCTGAATACCGTCATCGGTGAGGGCGACTACATGATTGTAAAGGACGACGCCCACGAAATTAGAGAAGCCATCGGGCAGATGGTCGAGAGTGGACTGGATGCCGTCATTACGACCGGGGGCACGGGCATCGCCCGCCGAGACGTGACGATCGAGGCACTGCGTCCGTTGTTCGACAAGGAAATCGAAGGATTTGGTGAGATCTTCAGGATGTTGAGCTTCACTGAAGATATCGGGTCACGGAGCATCCTATCACGGGCTGTGGCGGGGACGATGGGGCGTACCGTCATCTTTGCACTGCCGGGCTCCACAGGAGCGGTGACGCTTGGCATGGAGCGGCTGATCGTGCCTGAGCTGAACCACTTTGTACATGAACTCAACAAATAA